The following coding sequences are from one Arachis hypogaea cultivar Tifrunner chromosome 7, arahy.Tifrunner.gnm2.J5K5, whole genome shotgun sequence window:
- the LOC112703591 gene encoding uncharacterized protein produces the protein MGGGFRVLHLVRPFLSFLPEVQTADRKVPFREKVIYTVISLFIFLVCSQLPLYGIHSTTGADPFYWMRVILASNRGTVMELGITPIVTSGLVMQLLAGSKIIEVDNNVREDRALLNGAQKLLGILIAVGEAVAYVLSGMYGSVGQLGVGNAILIILQLCFAGIIVICLDELLQKGYGLGSGISLFIATNICENIILKAFSPTTINSGRGAEFEGAVIALFHLLITRTDKVRALREAFYRQNLPNVTNLLATVLIFLIVIYFQGFRVVLPVRSKNARGQQGSYPIKLFYTSNMPIILQSALVSNLYFISQLLHRKYSGNFFVNLLGKWKESEYGGGQSIPVGGIAYYITAPSSLADMAANPFHALFYLVFMLSACALFSKTWIEVSGSSARDVAKQLKEQQMVMPGHRESNLQKELNRYIPTAAAFGGMCIGALTVLADFMGAIGSGTGILLAVTIIYQYFETFEKERASELGFFGF, from the exons ATGGGAGGTGGGTTTAGAGTGCTGCACTTGGTTAGACCGTTCCTTTCGTTTCTTCCTGAAGTTCAGACTGCTGACAGGAAAGTGCCATTTAGAGAGAAGGTCATATATACCGTTAtctctcttttcatttttctggttTGTAGCCAGCTCCCTCTGTATGGAATCCACTCAACAACAGGTGCAGATCCATTCTATTGGATGCGTGTCATCCTTGCTTCCAACCGTGGAACTGTCATGGAGCTTGGAATTACCCCCATTGTAACTTCTGGGTTGGTAATGCAACTTTTGGCTGGGTCGAAGATCATTGAAGTTGACAACAATGTACGAGAGGACCGTGCTCTGTT GAATGGTGCTCAGAAACTGCTGGGAATCTTGATAGCTGTTGGTGAGGCAGTTGCCTATGTTCTTTCTGGAATGTATGGAAGTGTGGGGCAACTTGGTGTTGGAAATGCCATTCTCATTATCCTCCAGCTCTGTTTTGCCGGCATAATTGTGATATGTCTAGATGAGCTACTTCAAAAAGGATATGGTCTGGGGTCTGGAATTTCCCTATTCATTGCAACCAATATCTG TGAAAATATCATATTGAAGGCATTTAGTCCCACCACCATTAACAGCGGACGTGGAGCTGAATTTGAGGGAGCTGTTATTGCTCTGTTCCACTTGTTGATAACTAGAACAGACAAAGTCCGAGCTCTTCGGGAGGCATTTTACCGGCAGAATCTTCCCAACGTGACAAATCTGCTTGCCACTGTCTTGATCTTCCTGATTGTGATATACTTCCAAGGTTTCCGAGTGGTATTGCCTGTAAGGTCAAAGAATGCCCGTGGACAGCAGGGTTCATACCCTATCAAACTGTTTTATACCTCCAACATGCCCATTATTCTTCAGTCTGCCCTTGTTTCCAATCTGTACTTCATCTCCCAG CTGCTTCACCGCAAGTACAGTGGAAACTTCTTTGTCAATCTTTTGGGTAAATGGAAGGAATCTGAATATGGTGGTGGTCAGTCTATTCCTGTTGGTGGTATTGCATACTACATCACTGCACCATCCAG CTTAGCTGATATGGCAGCCAATCCTTTCCATGCTTTGTTCTATCTTGTCTTTATGCTGTCAGCTTGTGCCTTGTTCTCCAAAACTTGGATTGAAGTCTCTGGTTCATCTGCTAGAGATGTTGCCAAGCAGCTGAAG gAGCAACAAATGGTGATGCCTGGACATCGTGAGTCGAATCTGCAGAAGGAGCTGAACCGTTACATTCCAACTGCTGCAGCTTTCGGAGGCATGTGTATTGGTGCCCTAACAGTGTTGGCAGATTTCATGGGAGCAATTGGTTCCGGTACGGGAATATTGCTTGCAGTAACAATCATCTATCAATACTTCGAGACATTTGAGAAGGAAAGAGCCAGCGAGCTTGGCTTCTTTGGTTTCTAA